The genomic interval CTTGTGTCCTGTTCCATAATCCTTTCCCTCTTCACACCACTGAGGTTGTTCTCCAATATTTTATCCTGCAAGTTTAAAGACTTTAATCCcactagagtttatttttgtgtagtgCGTGAGGTAGGGATCCATCTTCCCTTCATAACGGTGGCCTACTGTCCTCGAACTATCTGCTGAGACACATAATGCCACATGGGTCATAGTCGGATTCTTATTTACACAGGGGTCTCTTCGTGGACCTCATTCTGTCCCACTGGTCTGTTTGACTGCGTAGCTTCACAGTAAGCCTTGGCTTCTGGAGGACAAGGCCTCCTTTCTCACTCCTCTTCAAAATTATACTTGCTATTTTTTGGTCCTTTACTGTTCTGATAAATTTTAGTGTCCGCATATCAAATTAAATAGGAAACATCCCAGCTGGATTTTGTTTAACATTCCATTACAGGTTTCTGGAAAAGAcagcatttgaaataaaattggattttctcatcaatgtgtgtatgtgtgtgtatatatatatatatttttttttttcatatttatatgtgtgtgtgtgtataatatatatgtgaataatgTATGTATACCTATGTAAAATATAGGATCCATgtaggtcttttaaaaatatttccttcaataaaattttgtatttttcttcataaaggtCTTGTGTAGCTTTGCTAAGATCTATTTGTGGGTAGGTTTTCTTGCtatgtaaatgcatttttttctttattttatttaatgcatttatttattattttttctaattggtTATTGTTTATTAATAGGAATGTTTTTGATTGAAAAATGTTGAACTTGGATCCAGCAACTTGactaaattctttgtttttgtattttctatgtaCACAGCCATATTATCTGCAACAAAtaattacaactttttttttcatttcactcattgtaccttgtttattcttttgtctttttacatTGGCTTAAGTCCCCAGAACTATGGTGAATAGAAGCGGTAATAATGATCACTCTTGGTTTTTTGCTGACTTTAAACCAATACTCTTGAAACTTAACCACTATCTATTATCAGGCCACTGGTCTGGTTTAGTTATCCATTATCAgattaaagacattttcttttattcctagtttggtACTTTAGGAAGAGTCGTGACTGGGGattgaattttgtaaaatgcctCATCTGCTCCTTTGATTGGTAAAACTAAGTGTTTCGGGTGTTTTGGAAAATAACCTCTGTTCTTCAGTAGTTGGTTGTAGGGTTCGATGGCTCAAGCTTGCAAGTTATGCTACTCACATCTTCTACATCCTTATACATTACTCTTGGCTTGATCTACCAGTTCCTGTTAGTGGGATGTTAAAGACTCCTGTTCCTCCTtgtaattttgtcaatttttgctcTATGTAGTTTGGGATATTATTCTGAGTTTGGGAGCTCCCTATTCTgcctttaaagttttaaaatctatattaaaggattccccttcctttctgcctgccttccctccctccctttctttttttttttttttctaggtaagCTACTAAAAATGTTCTAGCTTAATTTTATCCAACATGTCTCAGTATCCACATAGTTAAAGGGAAATCTTACTAGCCTGCTGTTTCATTTGCCAGAATTAAAAATTCCAGACCTGCTTTTCTCAAACCATGAAAACCTATTTTCAAACATGTAACGCTTGCACCGGACAGCTACAGTATCAAGGCGAGAGAAACGCCCCAGCCCCATCTGACTTTCATCCAGCCTCCACAGTCCGGGAGGTCCCAAGAGCCTACTTTTGAGCCATCGACCCTGCCCTCTCTGATCTGCCTGGGAGAGAGCTGAGTCGGGGTCAGGGCAAGCACATTGGAGTTTTCTGGGTGCTGACACACGGAAGGCCTGAGCTGGGCAGGGTTGGAGTTGGGAAGGGggcttcttttctttcactttccctTCTACGCTCTTCACTTCGAGATCACTGATCTCCCCTGTCTGGGATCAGCTCTTTCCTACCTCTGGCTGAGAAAGTTCTGTAGGCATAAGCATTATGTCTTATTGATCTTTGCATTCCCTAGAACCATGCCTATCATATTAATGCTCATTACATAAATGTTGGTTGGGTGGATACAAGGATAGTTCGACAGATGGGTGGCTGGatgagtgggtgggggagggatggttGAGTGGGTGAGTTCTAGGTTCTCAAAGGAGGCGGCTGGTTTCCATGACTTTTCCTGCCTATCTATTTCCATGAGGAATTTTTCACCTGCACTGTTTGTTGAAGGGGCAGGAGCCCTCATACTCTGGATTCGAATCCTCCAAACATCAGTCCTGGCCTCCCTGAAAAGGAACTGAGGAAAGGGAGATGTGATTTGGTTGACTCAGTGAGTCTCTTGACCTTTCTGGACCTAACTGTCCCATTCTTAAAATCAAGGGCTCAGTTGAGCTACCTTTTCAAACACAAAAGGTCCAATTTTAGTGTAAGGTTTAAAAATGCTGCCCCGGAACTGGCATCGACTGTGTTTTCTATTGctatcatgaagaaaaataaaatggtgcagAACcgcacaaattttttaaagatgaatcaTGTTTGTTAGCCGtactttacattaaaaataatgttcattttcAAGCACTGtgttctggggggaaaaaaaaaaagtatactctaTCATCATGAAATATTCGATGGCCAGGTTCTACCATTTGGCAGTCTTGCTAAGGATCTGTCCGGCTGCTGTATCCAGAGATGCGTGTCTCTGTACCTTCTCACAGATGCTAAAATTAGGAGTCTCTGCCTGGGTTGGGGTTGAATAGctgaggggtagggagaggggatGGGCAGTGACTCAGAGAGAGGCCAGCAGGCGTGCGGCCTGGTCGGCTGTGGCTTGGGGTGGCCCAGACACTTGCACATGACCCGATGTGGACTAAAAGCAGGAAAGCAGCCTTCTCACAGCCGTGCCATAAAAACAGATCTGCTAGCCTTGAGCAATGGAAGAGTTGAAAGATTCTGGAAGGCAGGCCACTTCTCTGCTTCATTTCCAAGCATCCACATGCCTGGCTTCCCAGAGAGATAGGATAACCTCCAGCGGGGGAAAGTTCAACATTTCTTGACCAAGACCGTCCTGAAGTCCTGTATGCTGCCCTCCGGGGAAGCTCGTCTACCTGGGCAGACAGACAGGTGCGATGATAGGTGGCCAATGCCAGGGTTGACTGGGTCTGGGTTTCGGCAGGGAAAGGTTAGGGGTGACTTTGAAAATAGTGTCAAGGTCTTCTGCCCCCattggggaggaggcaggagtgaCCTGGGGGTACTGAGGGAGGCAGGCGTATCGTTCATTGCGAGTAGGCCCCTCGCCTTGGACTATTAGACAAACGTACAGGGGCCGTGGGATCACAGAGGGGCCGTTAAAATGCGGAGTCAGCTGCAGCAGGACTGGGGTTCCAGGTTTCTAACAAGTTGGGTGGAGAGCGGAGCAGAGTGCTGGGTGAGAGGCCgaggaagaggcaggagatgGGACTATCTGCATGGAGGCTTGGCGAGCCTGTGTAAGGGACAGTGGCCGTGACAACAGGTGGGAGGCAAGGCGATTGCGGCTGGGGCCTGGGCGGTGTTGCCAGCAGCACGTACACAGTCAAACCCAGGGCTGTATAAGCTCATCACCATCGACTATGAGCGTCCATGGTCAGCTCTGCACCCTGGACAGCGCCCAAGACATCAGGTTACAACAGCCTTCCGCGCGTTGCTTCCTCATCTGAGACAGGTGCGCTGCTTGTCCTCTCCTTGAGGCCTGCAAGCCCAATCCTCTTAGCACTGGTGGACAATCCCCAGGTGGGTCCTGGGCATACGCAGACTCTTAGAATCTTCTGGCCAGAGCCATCTGGCCCTCTGCTTCGGTGCGTCAACACAGTGTGCCGGTCTACTCAAGTCCATGAGATCAATACAGAGCTGTTGGCCACATGTGGCCTCGGCATTCCTCCTCCGACCTGCTCTACCTGCTGGAAGCTTCTCCTCTAGAAGCCTCTCCAGCTGGACAAGCCCTGCGCATGCAGTCCTGCTGTCCTTTCTAGGCTAATAAAGACTGTGCTTTATACTAACTGtaacccctttttaaaaatgttaccgTTACTCCCTTTTTGTGTAAAAGGACAGTGCGCACCTGTGATTTAAAAGGCCTTGGACCAAGTAAGGAGTTGGAAACCACGTTAGTCCCCAGCTTTAGGACAGGTTTCTCTACTGGGTAGAGGAAATCCCAGAGCCTCAGAAGCAGCTTtagccctgcttccctcccagcaCTGGCCTGCATTTCCTACCCTGTTCCCCCTTCTGCAAAATACCCCCTCTGAAAGCCTTCACGCGCAGCTTTGTGAACTAGAAACTGAGGTCCCCCGTGTGACATCTAACTTGAAACTTAAGATGGTGAAGGCTTTCAGAGCCCAGACGTTCACAGACACTTTACACCTGAAGTTCTTTGGGTGTCATTTTTTGCCAAAACGTTTAGCACGGACGGCTGTTTAGTTAGACTCTGGTATAAATCTGCGGTCCTCCCGCCCGGAACTTGATCCTGAGCAGGCACCTGGAGGAAATCCCGGCTCCCACCCACCGTTCCCTGGCCTGCTGGAAGACGGCCTGGGCAAGTCAGGAAAGAGCACCCACCCCTCACTGTCCCGCGAGATCAGACTTTTAGGGTTTGGGGGCAGTGCAGGGAAGTGCTTTGAGATGAGAAGAGCTTCTGCTGAGGGATGACAAGGGAAATCACCCAGAATCCAGGGCGTACGGACGACAGCGGCCCCCCTCTCTTCTGGGGGGAGGTCTGACAAACAGGTGGGAGGGACAGGTAGAGGCAATTAAGACACAACAATCAAGCCAACCTTTAAatagcaacttttaaaaatataaaaacagctcATTAcaatgacttttcattttctttttttcttcaggaaTCAACTTTCTTCTACCCTCACCCTCCCTTGTGGCTGGAGCCTTTAACAAGACACGGCAGAGGCATACCtgggacccagagagagagagagagagaaattctccagacggcccctccccaccctccagaaGGTACAGGGCACCCAGCCCGTCTCCACAGTCTCTGGGTCACGTCACGGGAGCTGCTCGCCTGGAGCAAGATCACTGAAGACCGGCAGTTTCCACTGgggccccttccttccttctcaccaGACAGAATCACACATtataaaataatccataaaaATGCAGTATCAAAATTATCTTCCATATGCTACATCCACGGAGAGCCCATCACCAGGACTCACATCGGCCTTTAgcttttccttaaaagaaaaaaaaaaaaaagaccaagaagggaggaaaaaacaaaaacaaaaacaaaaacaaaacccaaatcctaATACCTCAGAACATTTTGGTACCAAAGAGTGGCACCTACAGGAGACGATATTTCTACCTGTAAACTGTTTGGGCTCCAAGGAAAGACTGAAAGCTACAAGAAATCACCACAGTGCCAGGACCGGTGTCCCCACCCAACCCCAGGTCCCTTCAGCCCTGCTGTGCCCCCTGGGGTGGGCccgggttggggagggggtgggggggagagtaTCCCTTCGGACTCCCAACTCTTATATAGGTTGATTACGCTTTTCCCCTCTAGGGAGAGAGGGGGtcagaagcaggagaggggggGAGAAGGCATTTTATAAAGGACATCGATTCTAACtctttttattcaaattaaaaaaaaaaaaaaagcacccacaTCAGTTTTGCTATTTTTCTCTGGTAGCTCCCTGAGCTGAGTTGCTAtgctttcctctttctgtcctttGAAGGTTGTGTCCGAAGATCAAGAAGGTCCAGAGATGGAGTTCCTTTATGCCTCCACCTCTCCTCACCATAACCGAGTGTgcaccaaagagagagagagagagagtgagggaggcaagaaggaaagagagagcaagtcaGACCCCTGAGACAGAGGGAGGCAAGCGCAGGCGGCCACAGGAAGTCTGACCTTCGTCAGCCCAGCTGGCCACCAAGCAAGCCTTGCCAGGGTCCTGACAGGACTCAGGCTGTTCCCAAGTCCACGGGGAGGTGCGCTCGTCCCAGGGACCCCCACTTCCTAGTCAGTCTGGTCACGGGCTGcagctcccttcctctgccccctccacgcCCTCTCCATTTGGCTCCCCCTCCCGGCCTCCCCTTCCCAGGTGGGgatgtccctttttaaaaaaaaaaaaaaaaaaaaaaaaaaaaaagccaccaccACGAGTGGGTTACAAATACAGCAGGCGAAGTACACGGCTAGCGTTTTCGGTGGGAAGGAGCCTCCTCCCCCACTGACCAGTCCGAGATAGAGGAGtctgttatttacatttttcacaaACATTGTGCGCTGCACAATCGGGAAAATGagattccccccctcccccagcacaagCACATGGTCCACTCCAGCATCCCCGACCCGGGGCAGGGGGACAGAGCAAAatagaggggaaggaaagatggagatTCACGAGGGCGTCTGTTGGGGGGTTGGAGCCCCAACCCTCCAAAGAGATCTACTTGTAGCATCTGCCAGGGTTGtggacagggaggaggagagataTCCACCGGAGTCCTCGAGACACAGGGGTCCATGCCCAGGGGTCCGGACTGTGGCGGGCGCGCCCTCTCGGCCTGCCGGAGCGCAGCCCTGGACCACTCGGCTGCCCGCCGCCAGCCTCTGCCAGCCTCGGGGCCCCTCGCGGGGTCGCCCTGTCACCGCCGAGTCTGTCTCTCCCGGAGTCTGACAGCCCAGTTAGAGTCCTTGTTTAGTAGATGACCTCATAAACCGTGGCCTTCTTGTCACCAGAGCCTGTTACAATATATTTGTCATCCGCTGAAATGTCACAACTCAAGACAGATGAGGATTCCTTGGACTGCAGGAGGAAGGCGAGggcaggcaggagggtggggggagaaaaaaaggcagacaCTCACTTTCCTGGTACTCAGCATGACTTCTGTGCTGTGTGTGTCATGTCCCACCTGCCAGCCCCTGGAGCTCCAACCCTGAGCACACCCAGCACCACCTGGAGAGGCACTTTTGGGTACAGATGTCCTGTCCTCTGGCTTTCCCACCGGGAAAGGCTCACGAGCAGGGTCCAGGGGGATCCTGGAGTTGTACTGGCCGAAAGAGCATGGGAGCACGAGTTTCTCCCCGGAGTTTACAGACAGGAGTGAGCACTTCTGATCAGGGTGTGGGCAGCCACCGGGCCGAGCTAGGAAGGGGACCTACGCCCGACCCGAGGTGTCCAGTGTGACTAGGGAGACTCTGAGGGTTACACGTGGGACACTCTGGATGCCATACAGTCCCAACACAGGTCCCGAAAGCGTCTTGTAGGCTGGGAGCACACTGTGTGTGTACGCatacacgtgcgtgtgtgtggtcAAGACTGTGTGTGAGTGAGAGCTGTATGTCGGGACCCAGATCTTGAAAAATCACCAAAagcctctccctgctctcccctctctttcCAGACCATTCTCTCCTGCGTCACCTCACTCCTCACACTGAAGTGTCGAAACACAAACTTAACTTGAATATCAGGTAACACTTCTCTGGAAAGAGCTGCCCAGTGCACCTCCTGTGAGTGCTCAGTTCACCGGCCAGAACCAGGAACATGACTTAACTCCCTGTTCTAGAAATCCTGTAGAATCCCCGCTTAAAAGCCCTCACCCCATGGGTCAGAGGCCACGAGCCGCAGTGTGTGGCCCGCTGATGTGTCCCAGGACTTGGCTCCAGGGGACCCATCCCAGACCCCCAGCACGTAAGGGCTGGAAGGGGCCATCCCCATCCCCGGGGGAGGCCGAGACCTGGGGCAGGAGCCAGGGGCCCCCCGGGCGGTACCTGGAATATGCTGGCTCCGTACGGCGTCCTCCAGGCATTGAGGAGATTGTCTTTCCCAGTGCTCACGAACCACTTGCCTGCAGGCGGGTGGCAAAGGGAACGTCAGCTCATGGCTCGCTGCCTTGGAAAGCAAGACCCACCCCAGACACGGCTGGCTGCCATGGAGAGGTGGTGTGGACCACAGGTGGACTCTCGGCTGGTGGGGGGCATTTCGTAAGTGAGACCTGTAACGGACTCACAGACCCTCCCAGAACGGACTCTCTGCAGTCCCGGGCGGAGGAGGGGGGGCGGTGGGCACAGACGGGACGGAGAACAGTAGGATTTGCACCTCATCACAGTCATTGCCCTTCCCCAAAAGATTCTTTGTAAAGCCACCAGCTGAGTGATCCTTCTCAGTTTTACAACTGGAAGGCGGCAGAAAGTGCTAGAAATGGCAGAGCCCTGAGGTCTGGAGACCTAGCCAGCCGCAGGTGGAGATGGGCTGGTGCTCGGGCTCTGCAGAGCTCTGCCTGTGCTAATGCGCTCCTGGTCCCCAAAGTCGCACGGGGGCCCCGGGCCGCTCCGGAGAAAGAACCCCTGGCAGGCGGAGAGGATGGGGGTAGCTGAGGTTGTGCAGCCAGACCAGGGAGAAGGAGCTCCAACCTGGGGCTGTCTGCCACCACAGCCTGCAGTCTTAGCCTGCTGCCATGAGTGCCTGGTACCCTGTGGCCATATCTGCATCCAAGGGACAAggatggcggtgggggggggggggcaggggggcacaCAGACGCTGAACATGAATGACAGCAGTCGGGATCGGGAGGCTGGATTCCAGGACGTGGCTGGCGCAGAGGCTCTGCCCTGCTCTCAGCTTTGGGACCCCCTCTGCGCAGAGGGCAGGCCAGGCTGCCCGGAGTTCCCGGCCCCCTGAGGCTCACCACAGTAGGCAAACTTCAGTGACAGCACGCAGCTCTCGTGCAAGTGCAGCTGGTACTTGTCCGGCTTGGTGTGGTGCAGGACCTCCACGTTGCTGCTCTCCATGCCCACAGCCAGCCACTCCCCAGTGGGGCAGTAGCCCAGTGAGAAGATCTGCAGGGGGCGGCAGACCAGACTCAGCTCCTCTATCCCCCCACACTCCACCTGGGGCCCCAGGGGCTCCTCAAAGGCCCCGCTCAGGGACCCCGGGCCCACTGCTCCCCTTCCCGTCACATCCCCACCTGCAAGGCaaagcccctctcctctccctcagctctgGAATGCCTTTTAGGGGCCAGGATGTAGGGGCTCAGAGAGGTCGCTGACTCTAAAAAGTAAGtggtaggagcgcctgggtggctcagtgggttaaagcctctgttttcggctcaggtcatggacccagggtcccagggtcctgggatcgagccccgcatcgggctctctgctcagcagggagcctgcttcctcctctctctctgcctgcctctctgcctgctagtgatctctgtctatcaaataaataaataaaatcttttaaaaaaataaaaagtaagtggtagagccagcATTCCAACTCAGAGGTGGCACAGGCGTTTCACTTTCAAAGTTACTCTGTCCCTGGGACTTTAGCCTTTCCTTAAGGAAAAAAGTGAATAGAAATGCTAAAATACTAAATACGTATggttaaaacatttaaatgagtaacacaaacaacaacaaaaaataaggcTACCCGATGTCCACAGAACATCCTCTACGAGTCGGACTATGGCGAAGGCTTTTAGAGGGACCACTTCAAGGCTCACACCACACCTACAACATAGCTACTACCGTGTCCATCCCACGAGGGAAGAAAAAACTGGGGCCAAAGTGCTCAACAACAAAGGAGCTAAGAATCCTATCACAGCAGCTGGGTCAAGTACATCCTAGTCCAGGGCCTTCCTTCTCCATTCTATTCTattgctgcctcctccaggaagccctccgaGGTGGCTCAAGTTGGTCACAGTCCATTTGCAATGACCACCTGTGAGGGCTCCCTTGTCCCCTGACCCAGCCCCTGGGACCCCCAAAGGGAAGGGCGCACGttgtcctgggggaggggaggagcgcACACACCTGGGAGGTGAAGTCATGCTGCTGCAGCTGCCGGCCCTCGCGCAGGTCCCAGGAGCGCACGGTGTTGTCCAGGCCTCCGGTCCACAGCTTGGTGCCATCGTGGGAGATGTCTATGCAGCTGGCCCCGTCTGTGTGACCCTGGAACTGCCTACGGAGGccaagaagggagagggagtgagccCTCCGGACCCACTGACCGTCAAGGCCAGCTGTGTCTGAGCAGAAGAAGAAACTTAGGCTGAGAAGGGGGTGGACCGTGCACCCACGGCCCTCCGGTGAGCTTGCAGTAGAGCTGGGTCTCCTCCCCCGGGACGGGGTCATAATGGAGGCAGGATTCGCATGGGACCACCACTCCTGAGGCCCCACAACAACCACCAAGTGACACTGCTCCGACCGCCCGGGAGCCGATGCTCTCCTTCCTcagttccctccctctgctcgtcTCCAATGCTCTGGATTCTATGCTCCCCTCTCCTCGGAGCCTTCTGCAAAGGTGCCCTCCGTCCCCCACCCACACCGATCACCTGACACAGGGCTGCCCCCTCAGCCGGCCCACTCGGATGTGACCACCCCACAGCCAAAGCACCCCGGGCGGGACGCTGTTAGGACCAGCGCGACCTTCCCGAGAACGAAGCTCCCCGGCCCCCTGGTGCAGCCGCACCTGACCAGGGTCTGGTTGTGCAGGTCCCACACGGCGATGTTGCCGTCActgcagcaggagaagcagactttggCGTCAGGGCTGATGGCCAGGGCGTAGCAGGCAGGGGCTGAGGACGTCAGCTCGGCCTTGATGCGGGGCGTGGGTGAGGCCAGGTCCCAGATGGTGAGCGTGCTGGCCTCGCCACCCACAATGAGCGTGCGCCCGTCGGGGAGCAGCTTGCACGAGCGGATGTAGTTGTCCCTGTTctggagggagaaggggcaaCGTTGAGCTCTGgccacccctcctcccagggaCCAGAAGAATCCCACCCAGTGACACTGAGTGTCCTCCGGAAGCcgttccctcccccccacccacaacCCTTCAATCTTTTGTGCACGTCTTCACCAACCCTGGCAAGCTCAGTATCATCTCCACTTAAGGATGGTAAACCCAGGGCTCAAGGGTCCACCAGCCAGTTTACTGCCCAGCCAGGGTGCCCCTCCGCCAGCCAGAGGAAGTGTCTGCAGTCCTGGGGCCTCTCACCAGGCAGTCCAGCTGGGAGATCGGGCTCTTGCTGCCTGGCTGGCTGATGTCCCAGATCTTCACGCAGCCCTTGCCCCCCGTGTAGACGTGCCGCGTGGGGTTGCTGATGGTCACAGCACACACCACCTCCCCGTGGCTCAGCGTGTTGATCTGCCGGGCGTGGCGGGGGATGCCAGGACCGGCCAAGGCGTCGTGGGGGAAGGGCACGGGCTGCATCTGCCCGTCAGCACTCACGTGGAAAGAGTACGCCCTAAAAGGGAGAACACGTCCCTTCCGTCATTCCCAATCCTCTCAGTTCCCACGAGTCCAACCCAGGTCAGATGGCACCACCCTGACTGGTCCACCTCTGCACCCCACTCCCCAAATCTTAGGGAACCTGGGCACCCCAACCTCCTTGGCCTGGCTCTACAGGGTAGAGGGTTGCTTAACAACCCAGCCTGGACTTCAGCTCCTGCCCCCAGATCCTTGGCTCTAGATCTCGTCATCGGCCCCACATGGGCCGCGGAATGCCCTTTCCTACCACCTTTAAATCCCTGTGGAAAGGGTTTGGCTTGAAGGTCACCTCTTCCTTTGCAAGCCCAGGGGTTAacagggagggaaagaggtgTGCCCCCCAGGATGAATCATGGAGTCAGAGCCAGAGGTAAGCCAGCATAGGCTGCCTGCTGTTTTAGGCCACTGTGGGTGCTAGCTAGGGGTCCTTCCTGCAGCTCAAATCCAGAGGAGCTCCTGAGGCTGAGGTGCTCACATCATTTAGCTAGGGAGGCCCCATCAATGGAGGTGTTCCCCAGCCCCCTCTcagttccccactcagcaggagccccagggccGATCAGGGGTGTGGCCAGGCAGTGGTTTCCTGCGGCTCCAATCTGGTCTCTGCGTACCTCTGGGGGTAGACACCTTctcaaggccaaggccaaggccaaggtcagggccagggccagggagaggggtaggggttTGTGTGCCTTCCCCAACGAGCATGCAGTAAGCCAGCCAGAACTTACGGTTTTCCGCCAGGAATGGAGGCAAGGCTTGAGGGAAGGCCAGTGGCCCGCATGGGAGGGTGAGGGTCAAAACCAACCTGTAAGGCAAGACAAGGCCAGCCCTTAGTGAGGAAGGCCGCCTCGCAGTCCCTACCCCCAGCCTCTTCCTTCACCATTTCCTACGTCCTGCCCATAGTGCTCCCTCTTCAAAACCCAGAAGACAGAGAACAGCCTATGGTCTCAGAGGAAAAACAGGCCCAGCAGGCCAGGTAGTGCACACGCCAAGTCCAATCTTGCCCAGGACAGTGGGAGGACAGGGTGACAGTCCAGACCCCAACTGTGAGCCAGTACCCTTGAGCCCCACACCCCCAGCGCTCCCTGTCCCACCAGGCAGAGCTGACCCGGCcccacttctttctctcctctggtgTCCAGTGGGCCCGTCACGGGGAGAGGAGGCCACCCAGGAGAGAAACCGTCTCCTGAGAAAGAACCCCTCTCTGCCGACCCAAATCCAAACCCATTCTTGGTATAGCAAGCAGCCTCATTTACCAAACCCAGGCTATGTGGAAGTCACGGGACTCCTTTTGGGATTCCCATCCCCACGGAGCCCAGAAAAAGAGAGCAGCCCCACTTTCCAGATGGAAAAAGATGGCCTGGACATGGGGAGGGGCGAGCCTGAGTTACATGAGGTCTTTTGACGACTAACAAGCCAAATGGGGGTAGGTCTGCTGACCCCAAAGCttatgttcctttctttttctaataaacaCTCTGCCCCAGAGGCAGCTGCCTGACAACCCCCACCAAGTCCCCACTCCTTTCCCAGTCCCCTCCCCGCCAACAAAAGGAGCCAAAAGGTCTACGTACAGCTCCAAAGCTCACCATTGGCGATCGGCCAtaggcagcggcggcggcagccgCCGCCGCGCTCATCTGCGGTGGGATGTTGTGGAGGCTGGCGTAGGCGCTCGGGCTGGTGAGCGAGCCGTTCATCTCGTGGTGGCTCATCATGGCAAAGGGGGCAGCATAGGAGCTGGTAATGGAGATGGGCGTGCGCAAGGCCGAGGCTGCAAGGAGGCGGGCgtcagctggggggtggggggcaccaggGGGGAGCGGGCCCACCCCTCCTTCCGGGACAAAGCTCGGGCCACCAGGATGCCTCCCAGCCCCGCAGCAATCCTTCCTGCACTCAAAAGCTGCCTGCTCCAGGACGTCCTCTTGGACTGAAACCATTTAACTAGGAATCTGGTCCTCGCAGTCCAAAAGGTTCAAGCTGAGAGACGTGCCCACTTCTTCTTACAGAGCAGGacatggaggcccagagaagggagttGCTGGAAGTGTCACAGAACTAATGACACAACTGGGAATAGACTACAGGTGTCCTGACCTATCTGAAGTG from Mustela erminea isolate mMusErm1 chromosome 5, mMusErm1.Pri, whole genome shotgun sequence carries:
- the TLE3 gene encoding transducin-like enhancer protein 3 isoform X5; translated protein: MYPQGRHPAPHQPGQPGFKFTVAESCDRIKDEFQFLQAQYHSLKVEYDKLANEKTEMQRHYVMYYEMSYGLNIEMHKQTEIAKRLNTILAQIMPFLSQEHQQQVAQAVERAKQVTMTELNAIIGQQQLQAQHLSHATHGPPVQLPPHPSGLQPPGIPPVTGSSSGLLALGALGSQAHLTVKDEKNHHELDHRERESSANNSVSPSESLRASEKHRGSADYSMEAKKRKAEEKDSLSRYDSDGDKSDDLVVDVSNEDPATPRVSPAHSPPENGLDKARGLKKDAPTSPASVASSSSTPSSKTKDLGHNDKSSTPGLKSNTPTPRNDAPTPGTSTTPGLRSMPGKPPGMDPIGIMASALRTPISITSSYAAPFAMMSHHEMNGSLTSPSAYASLHNIPPQMSAAAAAAAAAYGRSPMVSFGAVGFDPHPPMRATGLPSSLASIPGGKPAYSFHVSADGQMQPVPFPHDALAGPGIPRHARQINTLSHGEVVCAVTISNPTRHVYTGGKGCVKIWDISQPGSKSPISQLDCLNRDNYIRSCKLLPDGRTLIVGGEASTLTIWDLASPTPRIKAELTSSAPACYALAISPDAKVCFSCCSDGNIAVWDLHNQTLVRQFQGHTDGASCIDISHDGTKLWTGGLDNTVRSWDLREGRQLQQHDFTSQIFSLGYCPTGEWLAVGMESSNVEVLHHTKPDKYQLHLHESCVLSLKFAYCGKWFVSTGKDNLLNAWRTPYGASIFQSKESSSVLSCDISADDKYIVTGSGDKKATVYEVIY